The following proteins come from a genomic window of Aspergillus luchuensis IFO 4308 DNA, chromosome 3, nearly complete sequence:
- a CDS encoding uncharacterized protein (COG:F;~EggNog:ENOG410PPPE;~InterPro:IPR019038;~PFAM:PF09507;~go_component: GO:0005634 - nucleus [Evidence IEA];~go_component: GO:0043625 - delta DNA polymerase complex [Evidence IEA];~go_process: GO:0006260 - DNA replication [Evidence IEA]) yields the protein MAVADYKRYLAENVINERRTVTYRSLGRALRVHSTLAKQMLFDFHRNENNKKQNSVNATYIITGIQKAPETPSTTNGLQDSFDGIPQSSPYISSSMPNQDVARDEIAMSSVVLAREEDLEDAKATFQSISSIYVYSLQPTVLQDLNVLTDVAGEMIAKHAQEDPLEYGKTWGMIQGNNVRRRTGGRPPVPAPAQAPAPPKATIPAKRPVKEEETSQPKKESEDKAPKTETTAKHEEPPASKPTEKTAPPKQKGSIFSSFAKAKPKQKKEESATPATSAAESAEPSAAEDVVLDDASDGDEEPEELFRDSGKSASAGTRESRKEREERLRKMMEDDDEDEDEEMPDAAPSPEESKPIDEPPPKQAELKEEVTVKGGRRRGRRQVMKKKTVKDDEGYLVTVEEPSWESFSEDEPAPPPKKKPAVSAPKGKPAAKPGQGSIMSFFSKK from the exons GATGCTCTTTGATTTCCACCGCAACGAAAACAACAAGAAGCAAAACAGCGTCAATGCGACTTACATTATCACGGGGATCCAGAAAGCGCCCGAGACCCCTTCCACAACGAATGGCCTTCAGGACAGCTTCGATGGCATTCCCCAGAGCAGTCCCTACATCAGCAGTTCGATGCCGAACCAGGATGTCGCTAGGGATGAGATCGCCATGTCCTCGGTTGTGCTTGCACGGGAGGAAGACTTGGAGG ATGCCAAGGCGACTTTCCAATCAATCTCCTCGATATACGTCTACAGCCTTCAGCCAACCGTGCTTCAGGATCTCAACGTCTTGACAGATGTTGCGGGAGAGATGATCGCCAAGCATGCTCAGGAGGATCCCTTAGAATACGGCAAGACCTGGGGCATGATCCAGGGCAACAATGTCCGG AGAAGAACCGGCGGTCGCCCTCCCGTACCAGCTCCCGCTcaggctccagctcctcctaaGGCGACTATTCCAGCTAAGCGTCCTGttaaggaagaagaaacatcaCAACCCAAGAAAGAATCTGAAGACAAGGCCCCGAAGACGGAGACAACGGCCAAACACGAGGAACCTCCAGCGTCTAAGCCAACTGAGAAGACAGCTCCTCCAAAGCAAAAGGGCAGTATTTTTAGCTCTTTTGCAAAGGCCAAGCCGaagcagaaaaaggaagaatcAGCAACGCCGGCCACTTCGGCTGCCGAATCG GCTGAACCCAGTGCTGCTGAAGATG TGGTTCTAGACGACGCATCAGACGGGGATGAGGAGCCCGAGGAGCTCTTCCGAGACTCAGGGAAGTCCGCATCCGCCGGTACACGTGAGTCGCGGAAAGAGCGTGAAGAGAGGCTCAGAAaaatgatggaagatgatg acgaagacgaagacgaagaaatgCCCGATGCTGCACCGTCACCGGAAGAGTCTAAACCTATCGACGAGCCGCCGCCGAAACAGGCTGAACTCAAGGAAGAAGTTACGGTGAAGGGCGGTCGTCGCAGGGGCAGACGCCAagtcatgaagaagaagacagtcAAGGACGATGAGGGCTATCTTG TGACTGTTGAGGAACCAAGCTGGGAGTCATTCTCAGAGGACGAGCCAGCACCGcctcccaagaagaagcccgctgTGAGTGCGCCCAAGGGCAAACCAGCAGCGAAACCGGGACAGGGTAGCATcatgtccttcttctcgaagaAGTGA
- a CDS encoding glycoside hydrolase family 125 protein (CAZy:GH125;~COG:S;~EggNog:ENOG410PFTS;~InterPro:IPR008928,IPR012341,IPR008313;~PFAM:PF06824;~SECRETED:SignalP(1-21);~go_process: GO:0005975 - carbohydrate metabolic process [Evidence IEA]), producing the protein MRSLSLAVTLAAGLGARGAAARDEPSILRRACPDYTSYASTGHAPYSGGPLNLPYQRPAAECRTFVSNAVEQVIDDVTSRMVDKDMAQLFRNAFPNTLDTTIRWHVNSTSTTSSSRKMRRDSSQWQGAQTFVVTGDINAEWLRDSTNQLTGYQTLAKKDPALYSLILGAIHTQAEFVIQSPYCNAFQPPPPSGIQATSNGQQDTVHPAYEPSVVYECKYELDSLANFLALGNEFYENTGSTEFLTSRWYLALDTLLNATDAQSQPTFNSNHQYVQNQYTFQRQTTLGTETLNLAGIGNPLNSGTGLIRSALRPSDDATILGFFIPANAMMSVQLKKTADLIRAAGGDSTLASNLQTRGENLEQAVRQHGIFNHPKYGDVYAFEVDGYGSRIFMDDANIPSLLALPYLGFVDKTDQVYQNTRKMILDPNGNPYYLTGSDFHGIGGPHIGLENAWPMSLLVQALTTDNVTEITDSLNLVRNSSLLGLVHESIDVNNIKSYTRPWFAWANSVFSQTILKVAAEQPEVLFGDGAEPYVIS; encoded by the exons ATGCGCTCGTTGTCGCTGGCCGTCACCCTCGCCGCCGGCTTGGGTGCAAGGGGAGCTGCAGCTCGCGATGAGCCTTCCATTCTGCGTCGGGCTTGCCCAGATTACACCTCTTATGCTTCTACTGGACA TGCCCCATACAGCGGTGGTCCTCTGAATCTGCCCTACCAAAGACCCGCAGCAGAATGTCGGACCTTTGTCTCAAACGCAGTAGAGCAGGTCATCGACGATGTGACCTCGCGCATGGTAGACAAAGACATGGCTCAGCTGTTTCGCAATGCTTTCCCTAACACACTGGACACAACCATTCGCTGGCATGTCAATAGCACGTCcaccacttcctcctctcgaAAGATGAGACGAGACAGTTCGCAATGGCAAGGAGCTCAGACTTTCGTCGTGACTGGGGACATTAACGCAGAGTGGCTGCGCGACTCGACAAATCAATTGACAGGCTACCAAACACTGGCAAAGAAGGACCCGGCTCTCTACAGTCTCATCCTCGGGGCCATACACACGCAGGCTGAGTTCGTCATTCAATCGCCCTACTGCAACGCGTTCCAGCCCCCTCCACCCAGTGGAATCCAAGCAACAAGCAACGGCCAACAGGATACTGTACATCCAGCATATGAACCCTCTGTTGTTTACGAATGCAAATACGAGCTCGACTCCTTGGCCAACTTCCTCGCTCTGGGCAACGAATTCTACGAAAACACCGGATCCACCGAATTCCTCACTAGCCGGTGGTATCTCGCTTTGGATACTCTCCTGAACGCCACCGACGCCCAGTCCCAGCCAACCTTCAACAGTAACCATCAGTATGTCCAGAACCAGTACACCTTCCAGCGCCAGACAACTCTCGGCACGGAAACCCTCAACCTGGCTGGGATCGGCAATCCGCTCAATTCAGGCACTGGACTTATCCGCAGCGCACTCCGTCCCAGCGATGACGCCACTATCctgggcttcttcatcccggCCAATGCCATGATGTCCGTAcaattgaagaagaccgcGGATCTGATCCGCGCAGCTGGCGGCGACTCAACCCTAGCATCCAATCTCCAAACCCGCGGAGAGAACCTCGAGCAAGCAGTCCGCCAACATGGTATTTTCAACCACCCAAAGTACGGCGACGTCTACGCCTTCGAAGTAGACGGGTACGGCTCGCGCATCTTCATGGACGACGCGAACATTCCATCCCTCCTAGCCCTACCCTACTTAGGCTTCGTCGATAAGACCGATCAAGTCTACCAAAACACCCGCAAGATGATCCTCGACCCTAACGGAAACCCATACTACCTCACTGGATCGGACTTTCACGGCATCGGTGGACCTCACA TTGGTCTCGAAAACGCCTGGCCAATGTCCCTGCTCGTGCAGGCATTGACAACCGACAACGTAACTGAGATCACCGATTCCCTTAATCTGGTCCGCAACTCCAGTCTCCTGGGCTTAGTCCACGAGTCTATCGatgtcaacaacatcaaatCATACACGAGACCGTGGTTCGCCTGGGCGAACTCTGTCTTTTCCCAGACTATATTGAAAGTCGCGGCTGAACAGCCTGAGGTTCTATTCGGAGATGGAGCGGAGCCGTATGTCATTTCTTAG